From Maniola hyperantus chromosome 28, iAphHyp1.2, whole genome shotgun sequence, one genomic window encodes:
- the LOC117994934 gene encoding gastrula zinc finger protein XlCGF57.1-like, which produces MCLKDSMMERQNHESTCDAIYLIKPKEELPDDLVHTDNCEDDTDVIIPKEELSNTSLHLDDDLSEQKVDIGMPIKTELILSDSIAQLRRQYELSEHGRVSKDMCIEIEIKVEPKSEAHDCMPTHAVPSLKKCTHSQHIRAGEKKDLLSCNVCQNQLKYKSLLLRETKIRTGQRPFSCYLCQKKFTSRDDLRNHIRTHSGEKNLSCDQCQKKFAHKKKLRDHMRTHVRVQPMTCDVCQKKFTQQVSFKKHLKTHIGVKPHCCHICQKRFTQKAYLTKHMKTHTGEKEYPCKLCQKKFTQKTYLAKHMKTHTGQKLNISCDLCQKKLTDKSRLVEHMRTHTGEQPFSCDVCEKRFTQKSNLKEHMKTHTGVKPYCCDLCQKKFSRKGNLQQHRRLHTDEKTSVS; this is translated from the exons ATGTGCTTGAAAG attccATGATGGAGAGACAAAACCACGAGTCAACATGTGATGCAATCTACCTCATTAAACCCAAGGAAGAATTGCCAGACGACCTGGTGCATACCGATAACTGTGAGGATGACACGGACGTTATTATACCCAAGGAAGAGCTATCCAACACTAGTCTACACCTAGATGATGATCTGAGTGAACAGAAAGTGGACATAGGCATGCCCATCAAGACAGAACTGATTTTAAGTGACAGCATCGCTCAACTACGAAGACAGTATGAGTTATCTGAACATGGAAGAGTATCCAAGGATATGTGTATAGAGATAGAGATTAAA GTAGAGCCAAAATCTGAGGCTCATGACTGTATGCCGACACATG cTGTTCCTTCGCTGAAAAAATGTACGCACAGCCAACATATTCGAGCTGGTGAGAAAAAGGATCTTCTCTCTTGCAATGTTTGCCAGAATCAATTGAAATACAAAAGTTTATTACTTCGCGAGACGAAAATTCGTACTGGTCAGAGGCCATTTTCATGTTATCTATGCCAGAAAAAATTCACAAGTAGAGATGATTTAAGAAATCACATAAGAACTCACTCTGGCGAGAAGAACCTCTCGTGTGACcaatgtcaaaaaaaattcgCGCATAAAAAGAAGTTACGTGATCACATGAGAACACATGTTAGAGTGCAACCTATGACTTGTGACGTATGCCAGAAAAAATTCACACAGCAAGTTAGTTTCAAAAAGCATTTGAAGACACACATTGGTGTAAAACCGCACTGTTGTCACATATGCCAGAAGAGATTTACCCAAAAGGCGTATTTAACAAAGCATATGAAAACTCACACTGGCGAGAAAGAGTATCCTTGTAAATTATGCCAGAAAAAATTCACACAAAAGACTTATTTAGCAAAACACATGAAGACACACACAGGACAGAAACTTAATATTTCTTGTGATCTATGCCAGAAGAAATTAACGGATAAAAGTAGGTTAGTggagcacatgaggactcataCTGGAGAGCAGCCCTTTTCTTGTGATGTATGTGAGAAAAGGTTTACACagaaaagtaatttaaaagagCACATGAAAACACACACTGGCGTGAAACCTTATTGTTGTGATCTATGCCAGAAGAAATTTTCTCGGAAAGGCAATTTGCAACAGCATAGGAGACTTCATACAGATGAGAAAACTAGCGTTTCTTAA